One part of the Vicia villosa cultivar HV-30 ecotype Madison, WI linkage group LG6, Vvil1.0, whole genome shotgun sequence genome encodes these proteins:
- the LOC131612392 gene encoding uncharacterized protein LOC131612392 has protein sequence MAMALNAALYIAKMTWIALTGWIVSCITVADEFASSLRSGDIGPFHVG, from the coding sequence ATGGCAATGGCTCTCAACGCTGCTCTCTACATCGCAAAGATGACTTGGATAGCTCTCACTGGTTGGATCGTTTCTTGCATAACTGTTGCTGATGAATTTGCTTCTTCTCTTCGCTCTGGTGATATTGGTCCCTTCCATGTTGGTTGA
- the LOC131612394 gene encoding two-component response regulator ARR9-like, which produces MGMAAESQFHVLAVDDSIIDRKLIERLLKTSSYQVTTVDSGSKALEFLGLCENEQNHHTSTNTPSVFPNNHQEVEVNLVITDYCMPGMTGYDLLKKIKESSSLRNIPVVIMSSENVPSRINRCLEEGAEEFFLKPVRLSDLSRLKPHMKKNKVKDPRNETEEKIENSEILLPQQEAPKSQYSHSESESETQLQAHSTIDQQQQPLQQNNNNNKRKSMEQQGLSSETDRTRQRYSGIATVV; this is translated from the exons ATGGGTATGGCTGCAGAATCACAGTTTCATGTCTTGGCTGTTGATGATAGTATCATAGATAGAAAACTCATTGAAAGACTCCTCAAAACCTCTTCTTATCAAG TTACTACAGTTGATTCTGGTAGCAAGGCTTTAGAGTTCTTGGGCCTGTGTGAAAATGAACAGAATCATCATACCAGCACAAATACACCGTCTGTCTTTCCTAATAATCATCAG GAAGTGGAAGTTAATCTTGTTATAACAGATTACTGTATGCCCGGCATGACAGGCTATGATTTGCTTAAGAAAATCAAG GAATCATCATCATTGAGAAACATACCAGTGGTAATTATGTCATCTGAAAATGTGCCTTCTAGAATTAATag ATGTTTAGAGGAAGGAGCAGAAGAATTTTTCTTGAAACCTGTAAGGCTATCAGATTTGAGTAGACTTAAACCTCACATGAAGAAAAACAAAGTGAAAGATCCAAGAAATGAAACAGAAGAAAAGATTGAAAACTCAGAAATTCTACTTCCACAACAAGAAGCACCAAAATCTCAATATTcacattcagaatcagaatcagaaacaCAGTTACAAGCACATTCAACTATTGATCAACAGCAACAACCACtacaacaaaacaacaataataacaagagAAAAAGTATGGAACAACAAGGACTTTCATCTGAGACTGATAGAACAAGACAAAGATACAGTGGCATAGCTACTGTTGTATGA